ACCTCCCAAGCACCCTGCATCCCAGTTTCCTAGTGAAACAGTCAGTAAACACACCCATTTCCTTTCCAACAAAGTCCACTTGTCCTGTCACAACCTCCATGAGATGTGATTTGCAGAGCCTCAgtgtttctcttttccctccaatttccctcttttccctctgttccTTGGGGAACAGATCCCCAAGCACTGTGTCTATGATGACatccttcccacctgcccatCCTTTCCAAAACTCCTTGGGAATCTTGTGGATGTGAGCTCAGAAGCTGGGGATACTCAGTTGAAAGGATACCAAGAGCTTTTATTTAATGACATCAAATACACATgcaaaaaaaggtaaatattcCCAAATCTAACCAGAGGCTTTCCCTTTAGGGGGCTTTGCAAATAGGGATGGCTTGATCTGGTCTCTAGACAGACCTCTCACTGAAAAAAGCCTTGCTGCTCTTTCCTTCAAAGTGCCTCCACATTTCAGTCCCAAAGACATCAATCCCATCTTCAGCTTCTCTAAACCCAGGgcttccagctcagcagcagagtTGAAGGCCAGCAGGTCTATTGGTTCTATctcctgaaaagagaaaaacaattgaGGAAAACATTCAAGAAAAACAggagttcaagaagcatttggacaatgctctcaggtacatggtgtgattcttggggcagtcctgtgcagggccaggagctgcactttTGACTCTTGTGGGTCCCTTAGACCTCAGAAGATTCAAAACTAAATGAGAAACATCAGTTTGCTATCTTGCCAGCAGTTCAGTAGCTTAACCTTGGcttccagaggcacagcaaagctgacagcccctttATAGCCTGATGCAGAATATAACCAATACacctccagcaggagcaggaaggaggatCAAAGTTATTTCTAATGCAGTCATGCTGTAATTAAAGAAATTTATTAAGAAGCATCTCTTTTTAGTAAGattaaccccaaaaaaacaagtTGTGAAGTTCACATCTCATCCTGCCACTAAAAGAAAATGTGGATTAAAATTTCATCTCCAAAGGGAATTGGTATTTTTGCCAATTGAGTGAAGGTAAAAAGGACCCCTACAGATAGTCTAGCCCAACCCAGAGCCTTGTCTACAAAAGACCATGGAATAGATGGAATAATTCAAATCCTGGAATTTACTAACACACTATAAAGGACACCAAAATCTAAGCCCATTTGGTTCAATATTTAAATGCACCTACTGCTCTTATAGTCTGTACCCAGAGCAAGGAATAACAGCTGTGGGAATGAGAGAACTCCCCTTATGCACTTGGCAAAAACAATTCTTGCCAGTAAAATCAGAACCTTTGTCCTGCTAAGCATACAAAAACCAACTGGTTACCTCATTATTCTCACCCTacttctaaaaaagaaaaaaaaaggaaaaattcatcAAGGActgctataaaaatatttccacctGCAATAACAATCTGCCACAGCATTGGTGGAGTTTCCTGTTCTAGGAATAGAAAGTCTCACAAATACTGAGCAAAAGGTAAACAGTGAAGAATGGTAAACATCCTGTTTAAAACTTGCCAGCTCTAATAGTACAGTAGATGACAAAGTTCTAATTGATCAGATTACATCCTTGGTCTTTTCCCCATTGAACTGTAATGAACTTTCCCACATCAGAGTTCATTTGTTGCCAGTGGCAGACTTTACACCCAAGgtgaaaaaaggcagaaaatcccAGTAACTCCCTAGCCTGAAAAAATGagctataattttttttattgctagaGTAAGCCCAGATTCATTATCCCCACAAATCTTAAACAGTAATATGATGCAAGGACCCATAAAGCAGAAGTATTGGCTGCCAAGTATCAGTTGGGCTTTCATCAGTCCAGTGGGAAAAGCTACATTGCTGGAGCTTGTTTGCTTCTTGAGCTCATTTTCTCCTACTTACTGTGCTCTGGGACTGGTTTGTTTCCTGTGCCTTAGCAGGAACATTTTCTTGCTCTTCTTTCTGAGCTTGAGTCACTCCATTCTTTCCTTGGGTGTCTTCCTTTGGGGCCTCTgtcattttgctgttttcttcagaCAGAATTCCAGCCTGCCCACCTGTGCACACCTCTCCTTGCAGATCTCCTCCAGGACCTTCAGGCTGCTCCAGTGGTTTCTCACTTGCACTGGTAGATGGACTGTCCTCTGCTgaagccccagagctgcttgAACACTCATCTGAATTCCCAACACTTCCATTAGCACTGCTGCCTGATGGACAGCTTCTGTCAGATGTACAAGGGGAGTCATCCTTATTGTCATCCTCACAGCCTGAGCCTGTGGCCTCATCCAAccctggcctggcacaggaAATATGTTACAAATTAACATGCATCTATCTTcactttttgtcttttaaatatattttttttttggccagatTTCTCTTTCCCAAACCATCTTCAGAGAGATATAAGGAGCTACTCCAACAGCTATTTAGGTTAGTTTAGTTAATGGAAGAGCTATCAATATTGAAAAGGAGCTACAAATGCCCAAAACAGGTATTACAGCATTCCCAATACAGAAATGACTGGAATCTTTGACTTCCCTTCCATGTTACATCAGATGAAAGATGCCAGGGGAGAAAACCAATCTTTTTAGGTTCATGgtaaattataattaatttatgAAGAAAAGGATAATAGGAAGTAGTAGAATATAATCATTTAGaaggggtgggggaaaaaagtatcTATTTTTGCAAATGAAGTTTGTCTGCTCCATCTGGGGCAGAATTGTAGGAATGCAGAAATGTTTACTTTCAGTTCTTTGATTTAATCAGTTCACTTTTCTTATTTCAAGTCTACATGTCAGACTAGACTCTGCTTACTAGTATGTATCTAACTTCACATCCTTTTTAAGGTTTAAGgctgaaatataaaaacaagGTATAACTCTTACCaaggacattttcttttttcagattttgtttcGCTCTTCCCAGGCTCACCCTGACGTTTCCGACTCTTGCCACTTTCTGATGACACTGCTTTGCTGGCAATGACCTGCAAGCCttcaaaacaaatttgaaaGTGAACTTCATCAGGACACAATTAATGTCTGGTGTAAATTCTACTTATCTTTTCACTTCAGATGCAATTTAAAACACTAGTGGAAAGAATCACTATTGGTAACATAGACTCAAAGATTGAACATACACTGAGTAGCAGCAAAAGCTTTCCTACATGGATTTACTAAGAGCCAATTAAAATTGGATTCTTGAACTGAACTATCAGGTTCTTCATCCCATTCAGCCTCAAGGTTCACAACAAGAGAACAATATAGGGACAAACAAAGTAACTATAAAGACCAGGAAGTGAAACAAGGTATTCTGCAGCTCGATCCAATATCTAATTATATCTAGTTTTTATACACAATCTCTTTATAATTTCACTGGGTAATTCTTACAGCTCAACTAGCAACACCACCTTCACAGAAACTGGCTCTTAATCTCAAAACTGATCTCAATCTTAGAATCTGGCTATGTGATCTAGCTAAGCAAGATGAAGCATCACTTGTATCATGTCACGCAGTTCAGGGTatgaaaaatgcgtattttattactggctttttgcaaatattgaaattaatattgtatgtgttatgttagaaagttatgctgcaTTAATcctcttaagtagtgtgttaaatatagttttaggttattacataatgttaaaatagaatctatgctatgtaagatacattttttctaaagaaaggactggCACTGAGACAGCAGTCACAGGACACCTcaatctttcagaaaaaaagaatttattgctccattatcaggagaaatgaacttcttcctgcctcgctcAGCCCGAAGatgctgttaggattcagaggaagaagctgacactgaccagacagaatcctgtgtttgaatggaatttatgcatcatggatgaggtgcATGAgtatgcaacaggctgttgcttttaagggttaaccctctgttaacgtgggtccttttacttgtttattttgcccagaaagaggtacctggactgtctgtaactctttgtttctattgtgtcatattgtcttaattcaaattgtccaaattattattactgtaattttattactatttttataaccattttattactattaaacttgtaaaattttaaaaagaagtgaCTAGCGTTTTTCCCAAGTAGAATTTAACAGACACTGcagacaaagaggaaaaattaaatttcagcaAATTTCGCTGAAATTTAAgatttaactgaaaaaaaaacaaaaacaattctTGTTTAAATTTCCCTACTGGAGTGAGGCTAGAGAGGCTCTCAGCGTGCAGTGTGCCTCCGTACCGATGCGCAGCGACTCCTCCTGGCGCTCGGCCATCTCTCGGTACTGCCGCTCGTACTCGGGGTCGGTGAACGTGTGCCGCGGCTCCGCCAGCTTCCGCTGCAGCCGCTCCAGCCGCCGCTGCTCCTTCTCCGCCTCCCGCTCCGCCTGCTTCTTCACCCACTCCGCCATCCTGCGGCGACACCGCCCCACATCAGCACCGCACAACGCGCCCACCCCGGCCAGGCTGGGaggcaaagggaaaagggaacagCACCCAGGGGAATGACAACACCCAGAGGAATGAGTGAGGAAACCCACAGAGACTCTGATacagagaggagagcagggtTTAGGGAGGCATTGGGAAATGACAACAGCACCCAGCACAATGACTGAGGAAACCAAAAGAGACTCTGCTacagagaggagagcagggtTTATTCTGAAAACCAGAAACAGCAGTTAAGTTCACACATCCCCAAGAGTGTGGTCTTGCTTCAGAGAGAACTGTGAGAATTGCACACAGGGAATTGCGAATTCTGCACCAAGAGGTGTGGAACAGTCTCTCAGATTCAGGCTACAGTAAAATCACATCTGTTTTTGTAATAATAGAATTACAGTCAGGAAAGCCCTGCTGGCTTCCAGTCCATCTGCACTTAAGATTTCACTTCTGCTCTTTTTAGTACTCAAAACACCATTTCATGGCTACAACAGGCAATCATTTGACCTCGTTTGTAAGCTACAGGATGAGGTTATTTTATCATTTCAGCCTCTGAGGAAATGCCTTACGCTTTCTCGTGATTGACATCCCTCAGTCTCCTCCCACTGAGATCCCGACAGGCCTCTCTGTTTGTGGTCTTCTCAATCTGAGCACCCAGGGCTCGCAGCATCGACCCAAAcccttccagaggaaaaaaataaacaggaattAGCTACACAGAAACATCTTGTCAATGTGAGGAGTCCAGCTTAGGTTGAATTCTGAGATCTTggcatttatatatatatgtgttttttaaataatagaaGATAAAGTCACTACTGAGATCTTGgccatttatatatatatgtgttttttaaataacagaagATAAAGTCACTACTGAGATCTTGgccatttatatatatatatatatatatatatatatatatatgtttttaaataatagaATATAAAGTCAATTAGGTCACATAACACACTCAAATCACAGACCATTTGTACCTGAAATATTCACACTCAAATCACAGACTATTTGTACCTGAAATATTTGTCCTAAGTGACCACTGAATGAAATGTGGCAGCCTAAGGTGACAGGTCCTTGTCAACACAATTTCAACTCTGAAGTCGCTCTGGTGCATGCTACAGACTTCTACCAACAGAGATAAGCTGAAAAGGGATGTGAGGAAGATCTGGACTTCAGCTTTCCTGGTCAATGCTCAGCTTTGCACAAACACTTTGGTTTTAGTTCAGAGACTTTGTATCAGTCATACACACAACAAGAGGTCTGCCAGTATCTGAGTTCTCGGGCTATCAGTGCAGACTatggcacagcagcagttttTAAACCTAAGAATCTAATCACTAAGAAGCAGAATAAACAACAAACCTCCTTTTCCAGCACAGAGTCTTGGCTCCAGGCTATAAACAACTCCACTCTGCAACTCATCTTCATCGCTGACCAGTCGCCCATTGCACTTCACATACAAGCTTTCTTCTGggatgttcttaaaaaaaaggagcaaaactGAGTCAGATCATTGAGccagaaaaaatgaaacattctgACAAAGAAAACCATTAAGCAGTcatgttttcttccttccagaggagcaaaaataaaatcagacaaTCTGAAAAGCATGAACACTCTCTAACGGTGCTTGTTTTAATTCCCAGTTACCAAAGGACTGAATACAGTGTCTAAATCAGCCTGCAAACATGAATGGGGAAAAACGGCGCAATgggaaaaattcagaaacaaCCTGTGATGATCTGACCATAACCTTCATTCCCTGTCCTCCAGTGCCACTAGCGGGAAGGAGataaggggaaagaaagagtgaggggaggagggaaggcatTTTTAGGATTTCTTTTACCTCTCATAATCCTACCCTGACTTTGACTGGTAATAAATGAAGTACATTTCCCCAAGTCAagcctgttttgcctgtgatgcTGAGAgatctccctgtccttatctctATCTTTGACCCCTTTtgttacatatatatattacacatatatacataaatacatatacacacatatatataaaacatatatatttttctatctcctgtccagctgagaagaggaaggagagagcacCTGGAGTCCTGCCAGGGTCAACCCACCTGTGTTTATATAtaagcacacacacatatacatatatagatatgtgtatatatatatatacatatatatatatatgtgtgtgtgtgcatatatgtatatatgtctgtatatatatacatacacacacacatatacgtatacatatatacacatatatatctgcatatatatgtgtgtatatatatgtatatatacacatatatgtatatgtacatatacatatacacatatatatacacatacatacatatatacatacacacacatatatatatacaacaCGTTGATAAGAGGCTACAGGGCTCTCTTACAGCAAACCCTGCTGCTCAGCGAAGCGACAGCACCGAAAGCAAGGCGCGCACAGGTGCGGATCGCGGCTCCGCGGGTGCAGGCGGGCAGAGGCCGCGAGCGGGCGGCCTGCGCAGCGCCGCGGGCACCGGAAGCGCAGCGCCTCCCGAGGCCGGAGGGCCCCACACCAGCTCCCCGCTGCCCCGGCACTCACCAGCTCCCGGGCGCGGTGGCGGCGGAGGCAGAGCACGGAGCCGCCCCCGgggggcagcggcagcagccGCGCCCGCGGCCCCAGCGGGTCCCGCACCCACAGCGAGTCCGGTCCCGACGCCGCCAtcgcggcggccccggcggtCACGTGACGCGGGGGAGGGCGGGGCTGTGGAGCTGCCGCCGCTCCCCCTCAGCCCCGCCCGGCGCCTCCTGGTCCCTTTTTATCGCATTTTATAGTTCGGCGTTCCTTATGCGAACAGTTCAAGGAGAATCCAGGCAGCCCCGCCGTTCTAATCCGCGGAATTCCTGCAGCCCGGCGGGTTGTGCGGCCGTTCCCGAGCCCGTCACGGGCGGAGCCGCGCCGTGGCTCCcgctggcggcggcggcggagggaGAGCGGGGAGGGAGCGCTCGCGCCCCctcagggccgggccgggggcagcgCCGAGCGCCGCCAGTGTGGGAAATGCGGCGGGGACCGGCAGCCCTGCATTGTCCGGCAATGTCCGGCATTATCCGGCAAAAACACGGTGCAAATTTCACGCGAGGATTTGCATTGCGTCCCTGTGCATCTTTCGCCTTGTTTACTCCCACACGCGGTTTTGCGTAGGCATGGGAACAGGCCCGGAACTCTGGTGCCCCCTGGGTTACATAACACTCAAATCACAGGCTGTTTGTACCTGAAATATTTGTCCTAAGTGACCACTGAATGAAACTCGGCAGCCTGAGGTGACAGGTCCTTTTCAGCACAATTTCAACACTGAAGTCGCTTTGGTGCATGTTACAGAGTCCGGGTGACTCTAGGGTGATCCCAGACATGAGGACAGACAGGGAGATAAATTCATCGGGAACTGCCCTGCAGAGAAGGATTGAGGATTCTTGTGGGTGcacagaaggcagcagggagtATTTCCAGTCCAGAAACCCAAACACATCCAGGGCTGCATCCAAGGAAGCACAGCTGGCATGTCAGGAGAGGCATTTCGCCCCCTTTCCCCTTGTGAGAGACAACAGCTCACTTcgaaaatttaaaaaggtttattaaaccaTAACAAAAGTACAACAAAAGATTACATAAGGACAAAGCTGCAacgctgggagctgcccctggaaAAGCTGGGTGCTTAGGCAACCTGCTTTCAAAGATCCTCTGTGTGGATGGTTATGTTGAAGATGAAGACATGGAAGAGATAGTGTCACACCCCTGTCACTTTATCTCCCAATAACAATGTTTCCTGCAGTGCCTTTTTGTTTCATAGCAGCATGGACAAGGACTGTTGCTCACAGTGTCATCTGCCCACttcaggtgtgtccccagtCGAGGTGGGAGCTTCCCTGCCAGGGTGGCCCCTGGAAAATCCCTGTTAGCAAGTGAGACAGGCTCCTGTGCTGGAGCCTGCAGCTGAACCCAGCTCTTAAGCACGGTGCTGGTTTAGAAAGATGTGTGTGAGCTGCTTGGCTGTTCTCAAAAGTTTGGTGATACGGCTGTCCCACTTCATAATTtgaatgatttttctttaaagttcaCTCTCTAAAAAAACACAAGGTTCATTTTTCACATATTGAACCTTTTTAATTTTcgaatttgttttcctttctttggttttttaatttattttatttgtttcttcagCCTGCTGAAGAGCCCTGCTGCCTGGCCAGGCCTGTGCCAGCATGGGTGAGTGGTTCTCATGCCTGGGTGTCTTAAGCTGGTGTGATAAAGAAGGAGGAAGCTGGGAAACAAAGAGGCAGAGAGGTGACTTGAAGTGGAGActtcaaaatgtaaacaaatgaGTAATAACTTAATTAAGGGGAATCTCCCCATGGGTTTGTCTTGGCCAACTCACAAATCAAACATCACCCACCATTTCTT
Above is a genomic segment from Zonotrichia leucophrys gambelii isolate GWCS_2022_RI chromosome 3, RI_Zleu_2.0, whole genome shotgun sequence containing:
- the SDE2 gene encoding splicing regulator SDE2, with translation MAASGPDSLWVRDPLGPRARLLPLPPGGGSVLCLRRHRARELNIPEESLYVKCNGRLVSDEDELQSGVVYSLEPRLCAGKGGFGSMLRALGAQIEKTTNREACRDLSGRRLRDVNHEKAMAEWVKKQAEREAEKEQRRLERLQRKLAEPRHTFTDPEYERQYREMAERQEESLRIGLQVIASKAVSSESGKSRKRQGEPGKSETKSEKRKCPWPGLDEATGSGCEDDNKDDSPCTSDRSCPSGSSANGSVGNSDECSSSSGASAEDSPSTSASEKPLEQPEGPGGDLQGEVCTGGQAGILSEENSKMTEAPKEDTQGKNGVTQAQKEEQENVPAKAQETNQSQSTEIEPIDLLAFNSAAELEALGLEKLKMGLMSLGLKCGGTLKERAARLFSVRGLSRDQIKPSLFAKPPKGKASG